In one Pseudomonas sp. SCA2728.1_7 genomic region, the following are encoded:
- a CDS encoding TauD/TfdA family dioxygenase — protein MSAATASPSAATAAPQSFEIRPFSGAVGAEIIGLDLTRPINDQDFARIHRAHLDHHVVVFRDQQITPQQQIDFSRRFGVLQIHVLKQFLLANHPEILIVSNIVENGQNIGLGDAGKFWHSDLSYKELPSLGSMLHAQELPSEGGDTLFADMHKAWDNLPEALRKAVEGRSAAHSYTARYSETKFEGNWRPTLTPEQLAQVAEVVHPVVRTHPENGRKALFVSEGFTTRIVGLPEDESQQLLSELYAHSVLPQNIYRHQWQPHDLVFWDNRSLIHLAAGCPAHLRRKLYRTTIQGDAPF, from the coding sequence ATGTCCGCAGCTACTGCTTCCCCAAGCGCCGCGACCGCCGCGCCGCAATCCTTTGAAATCCGCCCGTTCAGCGGTGCCGTCGGCGCCGAGATCATTGGCCTCGACCTCACCCGGCCGATCAATGATCAAGACTTCGCGCGCATCCATCGCGCGCACCTGGATCACCACGTCGTGGTGTTCCGCGACCAGCAAATCACCCCGCAACAGCAAATCGACTTCAGCCGCCGCTTCGGCGTGTTGCAGATCCATGTGCTCAAGCAGTTCCTGCTGGCCAATCACCCGGAAATCCTCATCGTTTCCAACATCGTCGAAAACGGCCAGAACATCGGCCTCGGCGATGCCGGCAAGTTCTGGCACTCCGACCTCTCCTATAAAGAGCTGCCAAGTCTCGGCTCGATGCTCCACGCGCAAGAGCTGCCGTCCGAGGGCGGTGACACGCTGTTCGCCGATATGCACAAAGCCTGGGACAACCTGCCCGAAGCATTGCGCAAAGCAGTCGAAGGTCGTAGCGCCGCGCATTCCTACACCGCCCGCTACAGCGAAACCAAATTCGAAGGCAACTGGCGCCCGACCCTGACCCCGGAGCAACTGGCTCAGGTCGCGGAAGTGGTGCACCCGGTGGTGCGCACGCACCCGGAAAACGGCCGCAAGGCGCTGTTCGTCAGCGAAGGTTTCACCACGCGCATCGTCGGCCTGCCGGAAGACGAGAGCCAGCAACTGCTGAGCGAGCTGTACGCCCACAGCGTGCTGCCGCAAAACATCTACCGCCATCAGTGGCAGCCCCACGATCTGGTGTTCTGGGACAACCGTTCGCTGATCCATCTCGCCGCCGGCTGCCCCGCGCACCTGCGCCGCAAGCTGTATCGCACGACCATTCAGGGCGACGCGCCTTTCTGA
- a CDS encoding HlyD family type I secretion periplasmic adaptor subunit yields the protein MLLKSGFKDSIRRYFKGSASLQGQPLPEVNKALIEDAPRVVRLTIWAIIGFFIFLLLWANFAVIDEVTKGDGKAIPSSKIQKIQNLEGGIISELFVKEGQIVEAGAPLIRLDDTRFASNVGETEADRLSMLLRVERLSAEVDDRPLNFPEDVLKAVPGQAKSEESLYISRRQQLHDEIGGLQEQLIQRQQELREFASKQAQYRQQLGLQRQEINMSEPLVAQGAVSPVEVLRLKRAEVETRGQLDATTLAIPRAESAIKEVQRKIDETRGKFRSEALTQLNEARTDLNKASATGKALEDRVSRTLVTSPVRGIVNKLLVNTIGGVIQPGSDMVEIVPLDDTLLVEAKIRPQDIAFLHPGQEAIVKFTAYDYTIYGGLKAKLEQIGADTITDEDKKTTYYIIKVRTERSHLGTDEKPLLIIPGMVASVDIITGKKSVLSYLLKPIIRARAEALHER from the coding sequence GTGTTGCTTAAGTCGGGTTTCAAGGATTCGATCCGTCGCTACTTCAAGGGCTCGGCATCGCTGCAGGGCCAGCCGCTGCCGGAGGTCAACAAAGCGCTGATCGAAGACGCCCCGCGCGTCGTGCGCCTGACCATCTGGGCGATCATCGGCTTCTTTATCTTCCTGCTGCTGTGGGCCAACTTCGCCGTGATCGACGAAGTGACCAAGGGCGACGGCAAGGCGATTCCGTCGTCGAAGATTCAGAAAATCCAGAACCTTGAGGGCGGGATCATCTCTGAGCTGTTCGTCAAGGAAGGCCAGATCGTCGAAGCCGGCGCACCGCTGATTCGTCTCGACGACACGCGATTTGCTTCTAACGTTGGCGAAACCGAAGCTGATCGTCTGTCGATGCTGTTGCGCGTAGAGCGCCTCAGCGCTGAGGTTGACGACCGGCCGCTGAATTTCCCCGAGGACGTGCTCAAAGCCGTGCCGGGTCAGGCAAAAAGCGAAGAATCGCTGTACATCAGCCGTCGTCAGCAACTGCACGACGAGATCGGTGGTTTGCAGGAGCAGTTGATTCAGCGTCAGCAAGAGCTGCGCGAATTCGCCTCCAAGCAGGCGCAGTATCGTCAGCAACTGGGCCTGCAGCGCCAGGAAATCAACATGTCCGAGCCGCTGGTCGCTCAGGGCGCTGTGTCCCCGGTGGAAGTGCTACGTCTGAAGCGTGCCGAGGTGGAAACCCGTGGTCAGCTGGATGCAACGACGCTGGCCATCCCGCGTGCCGAATCGGCGATCAAGGAAGTGCAGCGCAAGATCGACGAGACGCGCGGCAAATTCCGCAGCGAAGCGTTGACCCAACTCAATGAAGCGCGCACCGACCTGAACAAGGCCAGCGCGACCGGCAAGGCGCTGGAAGACCGCGTCAGCCGCACGCTGGTTACCTCGCCGGTGCGCGGCATCGTCAACAAGTTGCTGGTCAACACCATCGGCGGCGTGATCCAGCCAGGCAGCGACATGGTCGAAATCGTACCGCTGGATGACACCTTGCTGGTCGAAGCGAAGATCCGTCCGCAGGACATCGCCTTCCTGCACCCGGGGCAGGAAGCGATCGTCAAGTTCACCGCGTACGACTACACCATTTACGGCGGGCTCAAAGCCAAGCTTGAGCAGATCGGTGCCGACACCATCACCGACGAAGACAAGAAAACCACCTACTACATCATCAAGGTGCGCACTGAGCGCAGCCACTTGGGCACCGATGAAAAGCCGTTGCTGATCATCCCGGGGATGGTTGCGTCGGTGGACATCATTACCGGCAAGAAGTCAGTGTTGAGTTATCTGCTCAAGCCGATCATTCGTGCGCGGGCAGAGGCGCTGCACGAGCGTTGA
- a CDS encoding type I secretion system permease/ATPase, whose protein sequence is MESEVSRVQLSHDPRALHDDPLLDGLLALCMLHQKPASAAMLTTGLPLPKQRLSVELLPRAAARAGLQGRVLQRKLEEIPAIAMPALLLLKDGRSAVLLGWQGDNEARVLLSETDGGESIVSRELLADDYTGKVFFAQPQHKFDVNHGTLIPRARSWFRDTLKRSRWLYADAIAASFLINIIAMAAPLFVMNVYDRVVPNQAEATLWVLALGITGAYLFDLILKSLRSLCLDLAGKKTDLIISATLFERIVGMSMKYRPARVGSFAQNIHEFQSLRDFLASLTLTSLIDLPFTILIFIVIAILGGHLVWIPVLAFPIALLIGYALQKPLVATMERTMALGAERQSSLIETLAGLDAVKVNNAESERQYQWEQTIGTLSRLELRVKMLSGLAMNITLLIQQLAGVIMIVFGVYQIIAGNLSMGGLIACYMLSGRALSPLASLSGLLTRYQQARVTMTSVDQMMELPQERNFEERPLSRKVLQGAIECRQLSFTYPEQQNPALKNINLVIRPGEKIGIIGRSGSGKSSLAKLLVGLYQPDDGALLVDGVDIRQIDVSELRYNIGYVPQDIQLLAGTLRDNLVSGARYVEDELVLQAAELAGVHEFARLHPQGYELQVGERGQNLSGGQRQNVALARALLLNPPILLMDEPTSAMDNTGEERLKQRLAAVIENKTVVLVTHRASLLSLVDRLLVIDRGQILADGPKAAVMEALKKGQISVA, encoded by the coding sequence GTGGAATCAGAAGTCAGTCGAGTTCAACTCAGTCATGATCCACGCGCGTTGCACGACGATCCGTTACTGGACGGCCTGCTCGCCCTTTGCATGCTGCATCAGAAACCCGCCAGCGCGGCGATGCTGACCACCGGCCTGCCGCTGCCCAAACAACGCCTGAGTGTCGAGTTGCTGCCCCGCGCGGCGGCTCGCGCCGGCCTGCAAGGTCGGGTGCTACAGCGCAAGCTGGAAGAGATTCCGGCGATCGCCATGCCGGCGTTGCTGCTGCTCAAGGATGGCCGCAGCGCCGTCCTGCTCGGCTGGCAGGGTGACAACGAAGCGCGGGTGCTGCTCAGTGAAACCGACGGTGGCGAGTCCATCGTCAGCCGTGAGCTGCTCGCCGACGACTACACCGGCAAAGTCTTCTTCGCCCAGCCGCAGCACAAATTCGACGTCAACCACGGCACGCTGATTCCACGTGCGCGTTCGTGGTTCCGCGACACCCTCAAGCGTTCGCGCTGGCTGTACGCCGATGCCATCGCCGCGAGTTTCCTGATCAACATCATCGCCATGGCCGCGCCGCTGTTCGTGATGAACGTCTACGACCGCGTGGTGCCGAACCAGGCCGAAGCGACCCTGTGGGTGCTGGCGCTGGGCATCACCGGCGCCTACCTCTTTGACCTGATCCTCAAGAGCCTGCGCAGTCTGTGCCTGGATCTGGCCGGGAAGAAAACCGACCTGATCATTTCGGCGACGCTGTTCGAACGCATCGTCGGCATGTCGATGAAATACCGCCCGGCGCGGGTCGGCAGCTTTGCGCAGAACATCCACGAGTTTCAGAGCCTGCGCGACTTCCTCGCCTCGCTGACCCTGACCAGCCTGATCGACCTGCCGTTCACCATCCTGATCTTTATTGTTATCGCCATTCTCGGCGGGCATTTGGTGTGGATTCCGGTGCTGGCATTCCCGATTGCCCTGCTGATCGGCTACGCCTTGCAGAAGCCGCTGGTGGCAACCATGGAGCGCACCATGGCCCTCGGTGCCGAGCGCCAGTCGAGCCTGATCGAAACCCTCGCCGGCCTTGACGCGGTCAAGGTCAACAACGCCGAAAGCGAACGTCAGTATCAGTGGGAACAGACCATCGGCACCCTCAGCCGCCTCGAGCTGCGAGTGAAAATGCTCTCCGGTCTGGCGATGAACATCACCCTGCTGATCCAGCAACTGGCCGGGGTGATCATGATTGTCTTCGGCGTGTATCAGATCATCGCCGGCAACCTGAGCATGGGCGGTCTGATTGCCTGCTACATGCTCAGCGGCCGCGCCCTCAGCCCGCTGGCGTCGCTGTCCGGTCTGCTGACCCGTTATCAACAAGCCCGGGTGACCATGACCTCGGTCGACCAGATGATGGAGCTGCCGCAAGAGCGCAATTTCGAAGAACGCCCGCTGAGCCGCAAGGTTCTGCAGGGTGCGATCGAATGCCGCCAACTCAGCTTCACCTACCCGGAACAACAGAATCCGGCGCTGAAGAACATCAACCTGGTGATTCGCCCCGGCGAGAAAATCGGCATCATCGGCCGTAGCGGCTCGGGCAAAAGCTCCCTCGCCAAATTGCTGGTTGGCCTGTATCAGCCGGATGACGGCGCCTTGCTGGTCGACGGTGTGGATATCCGCCAGATTGACGTCAGCGAGCTGCGCTACAACATTGGTTACGTGCCGCAGGACATTCAACTGCTGGCCGGTACCCTGCGTGACAACCTTGTCTCCGGCGCACGCTATGTAGAAGACGAGCTTGTCCTGCAGGCGGCCGAACTGGCCGGCGTCCACGAATTCGCCCGTCTGCACCCGCAAGGTTATGAGCTGCAAGTCGGCGAGCGTGGGCAGAACCTCTCCGGTGGCCAACGGCAGAACGTCGCGCTGGCCCGGGCGCTGTTGCTCAATCCACCGATCCTGCTGATGGACGAGCCAACCAGTGCGATGGACAACACCGGTGAAGAACGCCTCAAGCAACGCCTCGCCGCCGTGATCGAAAACAAGACCGTGGTGCTGGTCACGCACCGGGCTTCACTGTTGTCGCTGGTCGATCGTCTGCTGGTGATCGACCGTGGACAAATTCTCGCCGATGGCCCGAAAGCCGCCGTGATGGAAGCGTTGAAGAAGGGGCAGATCAGTGTTGCTTAA
- a CDS encoding TolC family outer membrane protein, with protein MRSPLLFAVPFALAASFVQAQSLPEAMQQALDVHPEIQAGVNSRLAADYQLRAAKGGYLPKVDLLGGYGREGTDSVTTRANSGNHYETLNRSESSLRLSQMVFDGFATSSEVGRQQATVNSRAYSLLGTSERTALTVAQVYLDVLTRREFVRLAEDNLKSHQRIYDQIQLRTQRGVGSGADLDQAEARMAQARNNLITEQTNLADSETNFLSAVGQMPDQLERPAPFMAMMPANLNEARQQMLENSPILRSAESDIAAAEKQYETAKSTFYPRFDAELGRTADNDLDGQNGHNNEWQAMLRMRFNLYSGGSNKADLESKSYLSNQALDIRNNALRQLNEELGLAWNALNNANAQVPIAQQYVDHSTSVRTAYQRQFSLGERTLLDLLDSENELFTASRRLAEIKNIQLFTQYRIKATMGELLRSQGVVAPLASVVQNDVKPKVQLPGMN; from the coding sequence ATGCGTTCGCCCCTGCTTTTCGCCGTACCCTTCGCTCTCGCCGCCTCTTTTGTACAAGCACAATCCTTACCAGAAGCCATGCAGCAGGCACTGGATGTCCATCCGGAAATCCAGGCGGGGGTCAACAGTCGTTTGGCGGCGGATTATCAATTAAGAGCGGCAAAAGGTGGATACCTGCCGAAGGTCGATCTGCTCGGCGGTTATGGCCGTGAAGGCACCGACAGCGTCACCACCCGCGCCAATTCCGGTAACCACTACGAAACCCTGAACCGCAGCGAGTCAAGTTTACGTCTCTCGCAAATGGTCTTCGACGGTTTTGCGACGTCCAGCGAAGTCGGGCGTCAACAAGCCACCGTTAACTCTCGCGCTTACTCGTTGCTCGGTACTTCCGAGCGCACCGCGCTGACCGTCGCCCAGGTTTATCTGGACGTGCTGACCCGCCGCGAATTCGTGCGTCTGGCCGAGGACAACCTCAAGAGCCACCAGCGCATCTACGACCAGATCCAGTTGCGCACCCAGCGCGGTGTCGGCAGCGGTGCCGACCTCGATCAGGCCGAAGCGCGGATGGCTCAGGCCCGTAACAACCTGATCACCGAGCAGACCAATCTGGCCGACTCGGAAACCAACTTCCTCAGCGCCGTTGGCCAGATGCCCGATCAACTCGAGCGTCCGGCGCCGTTCATGGCGATGATGCCGGCCAACCTCAATGAAGCGCGCCAGCAGATGCTGGAAAACAGTCCGATCCTGCGTTCGGCCGAGTCCGACATCGCCGCCGCCGAGAAGCAATACGAAACCGCCAAATCGACCTTCTACCCACGTTTCGACGCCGAACTGGGCCGTACCGCCGACAACGATCTCGACGGCCAGAATGGCCACAACAACGAATGGCAGGCGATGTTGCGCATGCGCTTCAACCTCTATTCCGGTGGCAGCAACAAGGCTGATCTGGAATCCAAGTCGTACCTGTCGAACCAGGCGTTGGACATCCGCAACAACGCTTTGCGTCAGTTGAACGAAGAGCTCGGCCTGGCCTGGAACGCCTTGAACAACGCCAACGCGCAGGTGCCGATCGCGCAGCAATACGTCGATCACAGCACCTCGGTGCGCACCGCCTACCAGCGTCAGTTCAGCCTCGGCGAACGCACCCTGCTCGATTTGCTCGACAGCGAAAACGAGTTGTTCACCGCTTCGCGGCGTTTGGCGGAAATCAAAAACATTCAGTTATTTACTCAGTACCGAATCAAGGCGACCATGGGCGAGTTGCTCAGAAGCCAGGGAGTGGTCGCACCGTTGGCATCCGTTGTGCAAAACGACGTCAAGCCCAAGGTCCAGCTGCCTGGGATGAATTGA